One Streptococcus sp. DTU_2020_1001019_1_SI_AUS_MUR_006 DNA window includes the following coding sequences:
- a CDS encoding ComC/BlpC family peptide pheromone/bacteriocin — MNTKMMLQLEVMDTEMLAKVEGGFGDMLSGLLGGLAPSPTLDQLNGKWPIRHPSKPCSPYGIGGTPNSCNGILKKGLKL, encoded by the coding sequence ATGAATACAAAAATGATGTTACAATTAGAGGTCATGGATACTGAAATGCTTGCGAAAGTTGAAGGAGGTTTCGGAGATATGCTTTCTGGTTTATTGGGTGGACTAGCACCGTCTCCAACTTTGGATCAATTAAATGGTAAGTGGCCTATTAGACATCCTTCGAAACCATGTAGTCCTTATGGTATAGGGGGAACTCCAAACTCATGTAATGGTATTTTAAAAAAAGGATTGAAGCTATGA
- the blpC gene encoding quorum-sensing system pheromone BlpC produces MDKNQNLTSFQELTTTELNQITGGGWWFDSILSILTSDSSNQANRYGNHQQM; encoded by the coding sequence ATGGATAAGAATCAAAACCTAACTTCATTCCAAGAACTAACAACTACTGAACTCAACCAAATTACAGGTGGAGGATGGTGGTTCGATTCAATATTAAGTATATTAACATCTGATTCATCAAACCAAGCCAATAGGTATGGAAATCATCAACAAATGTAA
- a CDS encoding sensor histidine kinase — MELVWKIVYAFLIPGLELFIFFKVDGIVLTLERVFKAFLFKILLAVVFVMISYIVGNTYLSYFVEPLYGIGLSFLFLRGLPKKLLLFYGLFPMILVNLFYRGVSYFVLPFLEQGQVYDDHSFIWLFIKIFICFISLAFLKWLDYDFTSLRREILDKDFQKSLTKINWIMGAYYLVMQSLSYFEYVQGVQSTTIRHLILVFYLLFFMGVVKRLDTYLKEKLQGKLNQEQDLRYKDMERYSLHIEELYKEIRSFRHDYTNLLTSLRLGIEEEDMGQVKEVYDSVLKDSVQKLRDNKYDLGRLVNIRDRALKSLLAGKFIKARERDIVFNVEVPEEIQVEGMSLLDFLTIVSILCDNAIEASAEASHPQVSIAFFKNGAQETFIIENSIKEEGIDISEIFSFGASSKGEERGVGLYTVMKIVESHPNTSLNTTCKNQVFRQVLTMLSIE, encoded by the coding sequence ATGGAATTAGTTTGGAAGATAGTATATGCGTTTTTGATACCTGGATTGGAATTGTTTATATTTTTTAAGGTGGATGGAATTGTTCTAACTCTGGAGAGAGTTTTTAAGGCCTTTCTTTTTAAGATACTTTTGGCAGTTGTTTTTGTAATGATTAGCTATATAGTAGGAAATACTTACCTATCTTATTTTGTGGAACCCTTGTACGGCATCGGTTTATCTTTCTTGTTTTTAAGAGGGCTTCCTAAAAAACTCCTTCTCTTTTATGGTCTCTTTCCAATGATATTGGTGAATCTCTTTTATAGAGGAGTCTCCTATTTTGTGCTTCCATTTTTGGAGCAAGGGCAGGTGTATGATGACCACTCTTTTATTTGGTTATTTATAAAAATTTTTATTTGCTTTATTTCTCTAGCTTTTTTGAAATGGTTAGACTATGATTTCACTAGCTTGAGAAGGGAGATTCTAGATAAAGATTTTCAAAAGTCCCTGACTAAGATTAACTGGATAATGGGAGCTTACTATTTGGTGATGCAAAGTCTGTCTTATTTTGAATATGTACAAGGTGTTCAATCAACGACTATTCGCCATCTGATTCTGGTGTTTTACTTGCTCTTTTTTATGGGGGTTGTCAAGAGATTGGACACCTACTTGAAGGAAAAACTTCAGGGAAAACTGAACCAAGAGCAGGACTTGCGCTACAAAGATATGGAGCGGTATAGTCTGCATATAGAGGAGCTTTACAAGGAAATACGGAGCTTTCGTCATGATTATACCAATCTCTTGACTAGCTTACGTCTGGGCATTGAAGAGGAGGATATGGGACAGGTAAAAGAGGTCTACGACTCGGTCTTAAAGGACTCCGTTCAGAAATTGCGGGACAATAAATATGACCTGGGCAGATTGGTGAATATTCGTGACCGTGCCCTCAAAAGTCTTCTAGCTGGAAAATTTATAAAAGCAAGAGAAAGGGATATTGTCTTTAATGTCGAAGTTCCTGAGGAGATTCAAGTTGAGGGGATGAGCCTGCTTGATTTTTTAACCATCGTATCTATCCTTTGTGACAATGCCATTGAAGCCAGTGCAGAGGCTAGTCATCCTCAAGTTTCAATTGCCTTTTTTAAAAATGGAGCACAGGAGACCTTTATCATTGAAAACTCCATCAAAGAAGAGGGTATCGATATTTCTGAGATTTTCTCCTTTGGAGCAAGTTCTAAAGGGGAGGAGAGAGGAGTTGGTCTCTATACCGTCATGAAAATTGTGGAAAGCCATCCTAATACTAGTCTAAATACCACCTGCAAAAATCAAGTCTTTCGTCAGGTTTTGACAATGTTATCAATTGAATGA
- a CDS encoding LytTR family DNA-binding domain-containing protein codes for MRIFVLEDDFSQQARIEKTIEKLLKKQSIIPSSFEVFGKTDQLLAEVHEKGAHQLFFLDIEIRNEEMKGLEVARKIRDRDPYALIVFVTTHSEFMPLSFRYQVSALDYIDKALSAEEFESRIETALLYANSQDSKSLADDCFYFKSKFAQFQYPFKEVYYLETSPRPHRVILYTKTDRLEFTASLEEVLKQEPRLLQCHRSFLINPTNVVRLDKKEKLLFFPNGGSCLIARYKVREVSEVINNLH; via the coding sequence ATGAGAATTTTTGTTTTAGAAGATGATTTTTCCCAACAAGCCAGAATTGAAAAGACGATTGAAAAACTTTTGAAAAAACAGAGTATCATTCCCAGTTCTTTTGAAGTTTTCGGGAAAACAGACCAACTGCTGGCAGAGGTGCATGAGAAGGGTGCGCATCAGCTTTTCTTTTTGGACATTGAGATTCGAAACGAAGAGATGAAGGGGCTAGAAGTGGCTAGAAAGATTCGAGATCGAGATCCTTATGCCCTAATCGTCTTTGTGACGACTCACTCAGAGTTTATGCCCCTGTCTTTTCGCTACCAAGTTTCAGCTTTGGACTACATTGATAAGGCCTTGTCGGCAGAGGAGTTTGAATCTCGCATCGAGACAGCCCTCCTCTATGCCAATAGTCAAGATAGTAAAAGTCTGGCGGACGATTGCTTTTACTTTAAATCAAAATTTGCTCAATTCCAGTATCCTTTTAAAGAGGTTTACTATCTCGAAACATCCCCAAGACCCCATCGTGTTATCCTCTATACCAAGACAGACAGGTTGGAATTTACGGCGAGTTTAGAGGAGGTTCTCAAGCAGGAGCCACGTCTCTTGCAGTGCCATCGCTCCTTCCTCATCAATCCAACCAATGTAGTTCGTTTGGATAAGAAAGAAAAACTCCTTTTCTTTCCCAATGGTGGAAGCTGTCTGATCGCGCGTTATAAGGTCAGGGAAGTGTCTGAGGTTATCAATAACTTACACTGA
- a CDS encoding role in replication, which translates to MKAKHGNQIVDVWEIGQATPKPSWVEEAFQKNYMVWLDNHVRILMAALNTSLTTNIKFGLVGTVGGGFAGYGMYVLGYPGDYLDITNHRVVSAKTFHKSYRILEND; encoded by the coding sequence ATGAAGGCAAAACATGGGAATCAGATTGTTGATGTTTGGGAAATTGGTCAAGCAACCCCTAAACCAAGTTGGGTAGAGGAAGCTTTTCAAAAAAATTATATGGTTTGGTTGGATAATCATGTGCGCATTCTTATGGCGGCTCTTAATACTTCTCTCACAACTAATATCAAGTTTGGTCTGGTTGGAACAGTTGGAGGAGGATTCGCTGGTTATGGTATGTATGTTCTTGGTTACCCAGGTGATTATCTAGATATCACCAATCATAGAGTTGTTTCTGCTAAAACATTTCACAAAAGTTATCGAATTTTAGAAAATGATTAG
- the blpA gene encoding peptide cleavage/export ABC transporter BlpA, whose amino-acid sequence MTSYKRTFVPQIDARDCGVAALASIAKFYGSDFSLAHLRELAKTNKEGTTALGIVKAADEMGFETRPVQADKTLFDMSDVPYPFIVHVNKEGKLQHYYVVYQTKKDYLIIGDPDPSVKITKMSKERFFSEWTGVAIFLAPKPSYQPHKDKKNGLLSFLPLIFKQKSLIAYIVLSSLLVTIINIGGSYYLQGILDEYIPNQMKSTLGIISVGLVITYILQQVMSFSRDYLLTVLSQRLSIDVILSYIRHIFELPMSFFATRRTGEIISRFTDANSIIDALASTILSLFLDVSILILVGGVLLAQNPSLFLLSLISIPIYMFIIFSFMKPFEKMNHDVMQSNSMVSSAIIEDINGIETIKSLTSEENRYQNIDSEFVDYLEKSFKLSKYSILQTSLKQGTKLVLNILILWFGAQLVMSSKISIGQLITFNTLLSYFTTPMENIINLQTKLQSAKVANNRLNEVYLVESEFQVQENPVHSHFLMGDIEFDDLSYKYGFGRDTLTDINLTIKQGDKVSLVGVSGSGKTTLAKMIVNFFEPYKGHISINHQDIKNIDKKVLRRHINYLPQQAYIFNGSILENLTLGGNHMISQEDILKACELAEIRQDIERMPMGYQTQLSDGAGLSGGQKQRIALARALLTKSPVLILDEATSGLDVLTEKKVIDNLMSLTDKTILFVAHRLSIAERTNRVIVLDQGKIIEVGSHQELMQAQGFYHHLFNK is encoded by the coding sequence ATGACTTCTTATAAACGTACATTTGTTCCTCAAATAGATGCTAGAGACTGCGGTGTTGCTGCCTTAGCCTCGATTGCTAAATTCTATGGTTCAGATTTTTCTCTAGCTCACTTGAGAGAACTTGCAAAGACCAATAAAGAAGGAACGACTGCTCTTGGCATTGTAAAAGCCGCTGATGAAATGGGCTTTGAAACAAGACCTGTTCAAGCAGATAAAACTCTCTTTGACATGAGTGATGTCCCCTATCCATTTATCGTTCACGTTAACAAAGAAGGAAAACTCCAACATTACTATGTTGTCTATCAAACAAAGAAAGACTATCTGATTATTGGTGATCCTGACCCTTCTGTAAAAATCACCAAAATGTCAAAAGAACGCTTTTTCTCTGAATGGACTGGAGTAGCTATTTTTCTAGCTCCCAAACCCAGCTATCAACCCCATAAAGATAAAAAGAATGGTCTACTAAGCTTCCTTCCTCTGATTTTCAAGCAAAAATCTCTCATTGCTTACATCGTTCTCTCAAGCTTATTGGTCACGATTATCAATATCGGTGGTTCTTATTATCTTCAAGGAATCTTGGATGAATACATTCCAAATCAGATGAAATCAACTTTAGGAATCATCTCAGTTGGTCTGGTTATAACCTATATCCTCCAACAAGTCATGAGCTTCTCCAGAGATTATCTCCTAACCGTTCTGAGTCAAAGATTAAGTATTGATGTGATTTTATCCTATATTCGCCATATTTTTGAACTTCCTATGTCTTTCTTTGCGACACGTCGTACAGGGGAAATCATTTCACGGTTCACAGATGCCAACTCTATCATAGATGCCTTGGCTTCTACCATTCTCTCTCTTTTTCTTGATGTTTCCATTCTGATTCTTGTAGGGGGCGTCTTACTTGCACAAAACCCTAGTCTCTTCCTTCTTTCTCTTATTTCCATTCCTATATACATGTTCATCATCTTTTCTTTTATGAAGCCTTTTGAAAAAATGAACCACGATGTCATGCAAAGTAATTCTATGGTTAGTTCTGCCATCATCGAAGATATTAACGGGATTGAAACCATCAAGTCACTCACAAGTGAAGAAAATCGCTACCAAAATATAGACAGCGAATTTGTAGATTATTTGGAAAAGTCCTTTAAACTCAGCAAATATTCTATTTTACAAACGAGTTTAAAGCAGGGAACAAAATTAGTTCTGAATATCCTTATCCTATGGTTTGGCGCTCAATTAGTCATGTCGAGTAAAATTTCTATCGGTCAGCTGATTACCTTTAACACACTTCTTTCTTACTTTACAACTCCTATGGAAAATATTATCAACCTCCAAACCAAACTCCAATCTGCGAAGGTCGCTAATAACCGCTTGAACGAGGTCTATTTAGTCGAATCTGAATTTCAAGTTCAAGAAAACCCTGTTCATTCACATTTTTTGATGGGCGATATTGAATTTGATGACCTTTCTTATAAGTATGGTTTTGGACGAGATACCTTAACAGATATTAATCTCACGATTAAACAAGGAGATAAGGTTAGCCTAGTTGGAGTTAGTGGTTCTGGTAAAACAACTTTAGCTAAAATGATTGTCAATTTCTTTGAACCCTACAAAGGACATATTTCCATCAATCATCAGGATATTAAAAACATTGATAAAAAAGTCTTGCGCCGTCATATTAATTACCTACCCCAACAAGCCTATATCTTTAATGGCTCTATCTTGGAAAATTTAACCTTGGGTGGTAATCATATGATTAGCCAAGAAGATATTCTAAAAGCTTGTGAATTAGCTGAAATCCGTCAAGACATTGAAAGAATGCCTATGGGCTATCAAACTCAGCTCTCTGATGGAGCTGGTCTATCAGGAGGACAAAAGCAACGAATAGCCCTCGCTCGTGCTCTTTTAACTAAATCTCCTGTTTTAATACTAGATGAAGCTACTAGCGGTCTTGATGTCTTGACTGAGAAAAAAGTTATAGATAATCTTATGTCCCTAACTGATAAAACCATTCTCTTTGTAGCCCATCGTCTCAGTATAGCCGAACGAACCAACCGTGTCATTGTTCTTGACCAGGGGAAAATCATTGAAGTTGGTAGTCACCAAGAGTTAATGCAGGCGCAAGGTTTCTACCATCATCTATTCAATAAATAA
- a CDS encoding leucocin A/sakacin P family class II bacteriocin: MNTKTMEQFEIMDTEMLASKVGGKTIYYGNGLYCDNSKGCWVNWPEAINKILTNSIVNGFSGGNAGWNSGGPL; encoded by the coding sequence ATGAATACAAAAACGATGGAACAATTTGAGATTATGGATACTGAGATGCTTGCGAGTAAAGTAGGAGGAAAAACAATATATTACGGTAATGGTTTATATTGTGATAACTCTAAAGGTTGCTGGGTAAACTGGCCTGAAGCTATAAATAAAATTCTTACTAATTCTATTGTTAATGGATTTTCAGGTGGGAATGCAGGTTGGAATTCGGGTGGACCTCTATAA
- a CDS encoding Blp family class II bacteriocin, whose amino-acid sequence MNTKMMSQFEIMDADMLACVEGGDIDWGRTISCAAGVAYGAMEGYATTYGSTFLLGPYAIGTGAIGAVLGGIGGALTC is encoded by the coding sequence ATGAATACAAAAATGATGTCACAATTTGAGATTATGGATGCTGATATGCTTGCTTGCGTTGAAGGTGGAGATATTGATTGGGGAAGAACAATTAGCTGTGCAGCGGGGGTTGCATACGGTGCGATGGAAGGCTACGCTACAACTTATGGCTCAACATTTCTACTTGGGCCATACGCTATAGGAACAGGTGCAATTGGTGCTGTACTAGGTGGAATTGGCGGTGCGCTTACCTGTTAG
- a CDS encoding LytTR family DNA-binding domain-containing protein, which produces MNYIIIQKEKEIFKLNIKDIYYIQTHPSKAHTVQIFTKEASFDLFQNLSKLEKQYGETLTRCHRNCLVNLERVKSMELQSKTLFLGEEGRYAVQYSRRRYREIRQKWLKEGE; this is translated from the coding sequence ATGAACTATATCATCATCCAAAAAGAGAAAGAAATTTTTAAATTAAACATAAAGGATATCTACTATATCCAAACGCATCCAAGTAAAGCCCATACCGTGCAGATTTTTACTAAAGAAGCTAGCTTTGATCTGTTTCAAAATTTAAGCAAGCTTGAGAAACAATATGGGGAAACCTTAACGAGATGTCATCGAAATTGTCTGGTCAACCTTGAACGAGTAAAATCCATGGAACTCCAATCAAAGACTCTTTTTCTTGGAGAAGAAGGTCGATATGCTGTTCAGTATTCCAGACGTCGTTATAGAGAAATTCGCCAAAAATGGTTGAAAGAAGGAGAGTAA
- a CDS encoding bacteriocin secretion accessory protein yields MNPNLFRSVEFYQRRYHNYATVLIIPLSLLFTFIVIFSLVATKEITVTSQGEVTPTSVIASIQSTSDNTILANHLVANQVVEKGDLLIKYSETMEESQKTALETQLQRLEKQKEGLGILKQSLEKATDLFSGEDEFGYHNTFMNFTKQAHDIELGISKTNTEVSNQANLANSSSSAIEQEITKVQQQIGEYQELRDAIVNKRARLPTGNPHQSILNRYLVASQGQTQGTADEPFLSQINQSIAGLESSIASLKIQQAGIGSVATYDNSLATKIEVLRTQFLQTASQQQLTVENQLTELKVQLDQATQRLENNTLTAPSKGIVHLNSEFEGKNRIPTGTEIAQIFPVITDTREVLITYYVSSNYLPLLDKGQTVRLKLEKIGNHGITIIGQLQSIDQTPTRTEQGNLFKLTALAKLSNEDSKLIQYGLQGRVTSVTAKKTYFDYFKDKILTHSD; encoded by the coding sequence ATGAATCCTAATCTATTTAGAAGCGTCGAGTTTTATCAGAGACGTTACCATAATTATGCGACAGTATTAATCATACCACTTTCATTACTGTTTACTTTCATCGTGATTTTCTCCCTTGTTGCTACAAAAGAGATTACTGTTACGTCGCAAGGAGAAGTCACTCCTACAAGTGTCATTGCATCCATTCAGTCAACCAGTGATAATACTATCTTAGCTAATCATTTAGTGGCAAATCAAGTAGTTGAAAAAGGTGACTTACTCATCAAATACTCTGAAACAATGGAAGAAAGTCAGAAAACTGCCTTAGAAACTCAATTACAAAGACTTGAGAAGCAAAAAGAAGGACTTGGAATTTTGAAACAAAGCTTAGAAAAAGCGACTGATCTTTTTTCTGGCGAGGATGAATTTGGCTACCATAATACCTTTATGAATTTTACTAAACAAGCTCATGATATTGAGCTAGGTATCTCAAAGACTAACACCGAAGTCTCAAATCAAGCTAATCTTGCCAATAGCAGTTCATCAGCTATTGAACAAGAAATCACAAAAGTTCAACAACAAATTGGAGAATACCAGGAGCTGAGAGATGCTATCGTAAATAAAAGGGCTCGCTTACCAACTGGCAATCCACATCAGTCAATTTTGAATCGTTATCTTGTAGCCTCTCAAGGACAAACACAAGGAACGGCAGATGAGCCATTTTTATCTCAAATTAATCAAAGTATTGCAGGTCTTGAATCATCTATCGCAAGCCTCAAAATTCAGCAAGCTGGTATCGGAAGTGTAGCAACTTATGATAATAGTTTAGCAACCAAAATTGAAGTACTCCGCACTCAGTTTTTACAAACAGCTTCTCAGCAACAACTAACCGTGGAAAATCAATTAACAGAATTAAAAGTACAACTAGATCAAGCGACACAGCGCTTGGAAAATAATACCTTAACCGCTCCAAGTAAAGGTATCGTTCATCTGAACAGCGAATTTGAAGGTAAAAATAGAATTCCAACTGGTACAGAAATTGCTCAAATATTCCCTGTCATCACAGATACAAGAGAAGTACTAATCACTTACTACGTATCTTCTAACTATCTACCTCTACTAGATAAAGGACAAACTGTAAGATTAAAACTGGAGAAGATTGGAAATCACGGCATTACCATCATCGGCCAACTTCAGAGCATTGATCAAACTCCTACCAGAACAGAGCAAGGCAATCTCTTTAAATTAACCGCTCTTGCAAAACTATCTAATGAGGACAGTAAACTCATCCAATACGGCCTACAAGGTCGAGTCACTAGTGTAACTGCAAAGAAAACATATTTTGATTATTTCAAAGATAAAATTCTAACACATTCTGATTAA
- a CDS encoding bacteriocin immunity protein, which produces MRGLKWFSGGIERRREAIIILEELIQNIKCDSQLLPLKDILISYECELKKGSISIPYTLSRMNIEISNVLIENALHLSEIQSNQIKKLRELSNIRYGY; this is translated from the coding sequence ATGAGAGGGTTAAAGTGGTTTTCTGGTGGGATTGAAAGACGCCGTGAAGCTATCATCATATTAGAAGAACTTATTCAAAATATAAAATGTGATTCTCAACTCCTCCCTTTGAAAGATATATTGATTTCTTACGAATGTGAATTAAAGAAAGGAAGTATATCGATTCCTTATACCCTTAGTCGAATGAACATTGAAATTTCAAATGTATTAATTGAAAATGCGCTACATTTATCTGAAATTCAGTCTAATCAGATAAAAAAATTAAGAGAATTATCTAATATTAGATATGGATACTAG
- a CDS encoding helicase BlpT encodes MTETDPIKRAQTLITELNKAYQVCKQATTDDVRFQEQLDNILRFLSKAETVDNRFLIELEKFYQTSSLLMGLSALNPDAPTRAAWRAYDRFHFDQVKTKLSLYGPTLIL; translated from the coding sequence ATGACAGAAACAGACCCAATCAAAAGAGCTCAGACACTGATAACTGAGTTAAACAAAGCCTACCAAGTCTGCAAACAGGCAACAACTGACGATGTCCGTTTCCAGGAGCAGCTGGACAATATCCTCCGCTTTCTCTCTAAAGCTGAGACAGTGGATAATCGATTCTTGATTGAGCTGGAAAAATTTTACCAAACTTCCAGTCTTCTCATGGGCCTCAGTGCTCTCAATCCAGATGCCCCTACCCGTGCCGCTTGGAGAGCCTATGACCGCTTCCACTTTGACCAAGTCAAAACCAAGTTGAGTCTCTACGGGCCAACCCTTATCTTGTAA
- a CDS encoding immunity protein, producing the protein MKKIFATKRNVFLVRLLFGQIPLVVSTYLFLSRQFLNFSVVFQFLLVVINLASILATVYLTREMRIREFEDDDLVSPRTNQLMFIGLTGFMSIICLYRGITAAEAYQQIIAYIGVVLCLIIMLLLIWGLKYYKK; encoded by the coding sequence ATGAAAAAAATATTTGCAACAAAACGCAATGTTTTCTTAGTGAGGTTGTTGTTCGGACAGATACCTTTGGTTGTTTCTACTTATCTATTTCTATCTCGTCAGTTTTTAAATTTTTCCGTAGTTTTCCAATTTCTTTTAGTAGTTATTAACTTGGCTTCTATTTTGGCTACTGTTTACCTCACTAGGGAAATGAGGATAAGAGAGTTTGAAGATGATGATTTGGTTAGTCCTAGAACCAATCAACTCATGTTCATCGGCTTGACAGGCTTTATGTCTATTATTTGTCTGTATAGAGGTATCACAGCAGCAGAAGCCTACCAACAAATAATCGCCTATATTGGTGTGGTTCTATGCTTGATTATCATGCTTTTGCTCATTTGGGGGTTGAAGTATTATAAAAAGTAG
- a CDS encoding immunity protein produces the protein MKKIFAKKRNVFLTRLFLGQLPLLISTYLFLSRQFLNFSLVYQFILVVINLTSILAVVYLTREMRVKKFEDDDLVSPRTNQLMFVGLTCFMTIICLYRGITAVESYQQLIAYIGAILCLIIMLLLIWGLKYYKK, from the coding sequence ATGAAAAAAATATTTGCTAAAAAACGCAACGTATTTCTAACGAGATTGTTTCTAGGTCAGTTGCCTTTGCTAATCTCTACTTATCTATTTCTCTCTCGTCAATTTTTAAATTTTTCCTTAGTTTACCAATTTATTTTAGTGGTTATCAACTTGACTTCTATTTTGGCTGTTGTTTATCTCACTAGGGAAATGAGAGTGAAAAAATTTGAAGATGATGATTTGGTAAGTCCTAGAACCAATCAACTAATGTTCGTAGGCTTGACATGTTTTATGACTATTATCTGTTTGTATAGAGGTATCACAGCAGTAGAATCCTATCAACAACTAATCGCCTATATTGGAGCTATTCTCTGCTTGATTATTATGCTTTTACTCATTTGGGGCTTGAAGTATTATAAAAAGTAG
- a CDS encoding ISL3 family transposase: MEQLHFITKLLDIKDPNIQFMDVINRNTHKEIIAKLDYGAPHCPNCGSQMKKYDFQKPSKIPYLETTGMPTRILLKKRRFKCYHCSKMAVAETPLVKKNHQIPRIINQKIAQKLVEKTSMTDIAHQLFISTSTVIRKLNNFHFKHDFSRLPDIMSWDEYAFTKGKMSFIAQDFDQLNIITVLEGRTQAIIRNHFLRYNRAVRCQVKIITMDMFSPYYTLAKQLFPNAIIVLDRFHIVQHLSRAISRVRVQIMNQFDRKSHEYKAIKRYWKLIQQDSRKLSDKRFYRPTFRMHLTNKEILGKLLSYSEELKHHYNLYQLLLFHFQNKEPEKFFGLIEDNLKKVHPLFQTVFKTFLKDKEKIVNALQLPYSNAKLEATNNLIKLIKRNAFGFRNFDNFKKRIFIALNIKMERTTIVLSRC; this comes from the coding sequence ATGGAACAATTACATTTTATCACAAAACTACTAGACATTAAAGACCCTAATATCCAATTTATGGATGTCATCAATAGGAATACCCACAAAGAAATCATCGCTAAACTGGACTATGGGGCTCCACATTGTCCCAATTGCGGAAGTCAAATGAAGAAATATGATTTTCAAAAACCTTCTAAAATTCCTTACCTTGAGACGACTGGTATGCCTACCAGAATTCTTCTTAAAAAACGCCGTTTCAAATGCTATCATTGCTCGAAAATGGCGGTCGCTGAGACTCCTCTAGTAAAGAAGAATCATCAAATTCCCCGTATTATCAACCAAAAAATTGCTCAAAAGTTGGTTGAAAAAACTTCTATGACTGATATTGCTCATCAGCTTTTCATTTCAACTTCAACTGTCATTCGAAAGCTCAACAACTTCCACTTTAAGCATGATTTTTCTCGTCTTCCAGATATTATGTCTTGGGACGAGTATGCCTTTACCAAGGGAAAGATGAGTTTTATCGCACAAGATTTTGATCAGCTCAATATCATTACTGTTCTTGAGGGAAGAACACAAGCTATCATCCGAAATCACTTTCTGCGCTACAATCGAGCCGTTCGTTGTCAGGTGAAAATCATTACTATGGATATGTTTAGCCCTTACTATACCTTAGCTAAACAGCTTTTTCCTAATGCAATAATTGTACTTGATCGTTTCCACATTGTTCAGCACTTAAGCCGTGCTATAAGTCGAGTTCGTGTTCAAATTATGAACCAATTCGATAGAAAATCCCATGAATACAAGGCTATCAAGCGCTACTGGAAACTCATCCAACAGGATAGTCGTAAACTCAGCGATAAGCGATTTTATCGCCCTACTTTTCGCATGCACTTAACGAATAAAGAAATTCTAGGCAAGCTTTTGAGCTATTCAGAAGAGTTGAAACACCACTATAATCTCTATCAGCTCTTGCTTTTTCACTTTCAGAATAAAGAGCCCGAGAAATTTTTTGGACTTATTGAAGACAATCTAAAAAAGGTTCATCCTCTTTTTCAGACTGTCTTTAAGACATTTCTCAAGGACAAAGAGAAAATTGTCAACGCCCTTCAATTACCTTATTCCAACGCCAAATTGGAAGCAACCAATAATCTCATCAAACTTATCAAACGAAATGCTTTTGGTTTTAGGAACTTTGACAACTTTAAGAAACGAATTTTCATCGCTCTGAATATAAAAATGGAGAGGACAACGATTGTCCTCTCCAGATGTTAG